In Xanthomonas theicola, a single genomic region encodes these proteins:
- a CDS encoding ParA family protein encodes MKTILVAGSKGGVGKTTIATHLAAYYALAGKRTVLADADPQGSSTRWAERRAGLDSAVLPIDASRRRNWRAALPDHAQRVIIDGAAGAMAEDLAPFLDEADAVVVPVMPSALDIEATVGFLNTLAKVPRVHQRKLPVGLVINRSKPWTHAAQQALEMLGGWPYPVLAQLRDSQAYVVLVGLGRSLFDYRSAQVRDHQQDWEPLLKWLKKA; translated from the coding sequence ATGAAGACGATCCTGGTGGCCGGCTCCAAGGGCGGCGTGGGCAAGACCACGATCGCCACGCACCTGGCCGCGTACTACGCGCTGGCCGGCAAGCGCACGGTGCTCGCCGATGCCGATCCCCAGGGCTCCTCGACCCGCTGGGCGGAGCGCCGCGCCGGCTTGGACAGCGCGGTGCTGCCGATCGACGCCAGCCGCCGGCGCAACTGGCGCGCGGCGCTGCCGGACCACGCGCAGCGGGTGATCATCGACGGCGCCGCCGGCGCCATGGCCGAGGATCTGGCCCCGTTCCTGGACGAGGCCGATGCGGTGGTGGTGCCGGTGATGCCGTCGGCGCTGGACATCGAGGCCACCGTCGGCTTCCTCAACACCCTGGCCAAGGTGCCGCGGGTGCACCAGCGCAAGTTGCCGGTGGGGCTGGTGATCAATCGCAGCAAGCCGTGGACCCACGCCGCGCAGCAGGCCCTGGAAATGCTCGGCGGTTGGCCCTACCCGGTGCTGGCGCAGCTGCGCGACAGCCAGGCCTACGTGGTCCTGGTCGGCCTCGGGCGCAGCCTGTTCGACTACCGCTCCGCCCAGGTCCGCGATCACCAGCAGGACTGGGAACCCCTGCTCAAGTGGCTCAAGAAGGCCTGA
- a CDS encoding phospholipase D family protein — translation MTSLLRVLVLAALLLGSGCASLSQAQHGRAVAIAEAAKDTRVDCAQSNRCALASPLRALAGKAFAQSGDTPHHYAAILDHGEEALVARINLIRSASRSIDLQTYIFDKDDSARLVIDELLAAARRGVRVRVLIDQLSAISDLQILGALAGAHQNFSLRIYNPTFGLAKPNYMHYAASVLCCFRRFNQRMHNKLLVVDDAIGVVGGRNYQDDYYDWDSEYNFRDRDVLVAGPVARAMAANFDAYWAARRSVPVARLNDVGKLLLRDGVPPMPPAQFLRPERVQRVSEEAADPAFVEDAFVLPALPVRHVDYVADLPQKHRREHGPKAISTAPRLDRLIVEAQQEIILQTPYLVLSDPAQAIFRDLRKRPQPPKVTVATNSLAATDNPVVYALSYKYKRRNLREMGFDIYEYKPFPLDAPVDYANLLPSPLQERPAAAAGRNPLIGGSAAGSNARSGRSAVLGSGSGRRSDGRQVDRRVLRTETRPSFLSRRAANRPLPVTREGARMGLHAKSLVVDRRIGVIGTHNFDPRSETYNTEGAVIIDDPAFAQALAASIGRDIEPQNSWTVAPRVKPPLLSGLNYSMGKASEALPVLDFWPWRYATDYEFQPGPDCPAPLTRRDPGFHRCYVAVGDFPEVDVGPKWLLVRMLTAFGSGLVPIL, via the coding sequence GTGACATCGCTGCTGCGGGTCCTGGTGCTGGCGGCGCTGCTGCTCGGCAGCGGCTGCGCGAGCCTGTCGCAGGCCCAGCACGGCCGTGCCGTGGCGATCGCCGAGGCGGCCAAGGACACCCGCGTCGACTGTGCACAGAGCAACCGCTGCGCACTGGCCTCGCCGCTGCGCGCGCTGGCTGGCAAGGCCTTCGCCCAGTCCGGCGACACGCCGCACCACTACGCCGCTATCCTGGACCACGGCGAGGAAGCGCTGGTGGCGCGGATCAACCTGATCCGCAGCGCCAGCCGCAGCATCGACCTGCAGACCTACATCTTCGACAAGGACGACAGCGCGCGGCTGGTGATCGACGAACTGCTGGCGGCGGCGCGGCGCGGCGTGCGCGTGCGCGTGCTGATCGACCAGCTCTCGGCGATCTCCGACCTGCAGATCCTCGGCGCGCTGGCCGGCGCGCACCAGAACTTCTCGCTGCGCATCTACAACCCCACCTTCGGCCTGGCCAAGCCCAACTACATGCACTACGCCGCCAGCGTGCTGTGCTGTTTCCGCCGCTTCAACCAGCGCATGCACAACAAGCTGCTGGTGGTGGACGACGCGATCGGCGTGGTCGGCGGGCGCAACTACCAGGACGACTACTACGACTGGGACAGCGAGTACAACTTCCGCGACCGCGACGTGCTGGTGGCCGGGCCGGTGGCGCGCGCCATGGCCGCCAACTTCGACGCCTACTGGGCGGCGCGGCGCAGCGTGCCGGTGGCGCGGCTCAACGACGTCGGCAAGCTGCTGTTGCGCGACGGCGTGCCGCCGATGCCGCCGGCGCAGTTCCTGCGCCCGGAGCGGGTGCAGCGGGTGAGCGAGGAAGCCGCCGATCCGGCCTTCGTCGAGGACGCCTTCGTGCTGCCTGCGCTGCCGGTCAGGCACGTGGACTACGTCGCCGACCTGCCGCAGAAGCATCGCCGCGAGCACGGCCCCAAGGCGATCTCGACCGCGCCCAGGCTCGACCGCCTGATCGTCGAGGCGCAGCAGGAAATCATCCTGCAGACGCCGTACCTGGTGCTGTCGGATCCGGCGCAGGCGATCTTCCGCGACCTGCGCAAGCGCCCGCAGCCGCCGAAGGTGACCGTGGCCACCAACAGCCTGGCCGCCACCGACAACCCGGTGGTCTATGCCCTGTCGTACAAGTACAAGCGCCGCAACCTGCGCGAGATGGGCTTTGACATCTACGAGTACAAACCGTTTCCGCTGGACGCGCCGGTGGACTACGCCAATCTGCTGCCGTCGCCGCTGCAGGAGCGGCCCGCCGCGGCCGCCGGCCGCAATCCGCTGATCGGCGGCAGCGCCGCAGGCAGCAATGCGCGCAGCGGCCGCAGTGCGGTGCTCGGCAGCGGCAGCGGCCGCCGCAGCGACGGCCGCCAGGTCGATCGCCGCGTGCTGCGCACCGAGACCCGGCCGTCCTTCCTCAGCCGCCGCGCCGCCAACCGGCCGCTGCCGGTGACCCGCGAAGGCGCGCGCATGGGCCTGCACGCCAAGTCGCTGGTGGTGGACCGGCGCATCGGCGTGATCGGCACCCACAACTTCGATCCGCGCAGCGAGACCTACAACACCGAGGGCGCGGTGATCATCGACGACCCGGCCTTCGCGCAGGCGCTGGCGGCGAGCATCGGCCGCGACATCGAGCCGCAGAATTCGTGGACGGTGGCCCCGCGCGTCAAGCCGCCGCTGCTGTCGGGGCTGAACTACAGCATGGGCAAGGCCTCCGAGGCGTTGCCGGTGCTGGATTTCTGGCCATGGCGCTATGCCACCGACTACGAGTTCCAGCCCGGCCCGGATTGCCCGGCGCCGCTGACCCGGCGCGATCCCGGCTTCCACCGCTGCTATGTCGCGGTCGGCGACTTCCCCGAGGTCGACGTCGGCCCCAAGTGGCTGCTGGTGCGGATGCTGACCGCGTTCGGCTCGGGGCTGGTGCCGATTCTCTGA
- a CDS encoding SixA phosphatase family protein, translated as MREVILLRHAHAEPADTGQADFDRPLSPHGLAEAEAAGRWLLEQRLVPDRVLCSPARRARETLEAVLALTGYVEQRLEPQIYEATSGTLAGLLDGHGEVERLLLVGHNPGLEQLAALMHSGQSGDYRGMPTASVVVLGVPQDAAIEPGAARLTAFWWP; from the coding sequence CTGCGTGAAGTGATCCTGCTGCGCCATGCCCATGCCGAACCGGCCGATACCGGCCAGGCCGATTTCGACCGGCCGCTGTCGCCGCACGGCCTGGCCGAGGCCGAGGCGGCCGGGCGCTGGCTGCTGGAGCAGCGGCTGGTGCCCGACCGCGTGCTGTGCTCGCCGGCGCGGCGCGCGCGCGAGACCTTGGAGGCGGTGCTGGCGCTGACCGGCTACGTCGAGCAGCGCCTGGAGCCGCAGATCTACGAGGCCACCTCCGGCACTCTGGCCGGCCTGCTGGACGGCCACGGCGAGGTCGAACGCCTGCTGCTGGTCGGCCACAACCCGGGCCTGGAACAGTTGGCGGCGCTGATGCACAGCGGCCAGTCCGGCGACTACCGCGGCATGCCCACCGCCAGCGTGGTGGTGCTGGGGGTGCCGCAGGACGCGGCGATCGAGCCGGGGGCGGCCCGCTTGACCGCCTTCTGGTGGCCCTGA
- a CDS encoding AAA family ATPase: MSELQDLTALIRANTPLIVIETQEEARIVALFRQALMQVWRALHRWSITEGLRRLDLDREDAPSGPPDASAVLQAIKQADQRGIYLLLDVVPYLGYANHQRLLRDIVERRHCQPHVLVLIGARIELPAELEALATRFNPRLPDANALLKMVQEEAAGYAREFGGRRAEVDGEAIKQILRNLQGLSLIDARRIARQLIYADGALNAADLPQLARLKFELLNRSGHLHYEYDATRLADVAGARRLKRWIEQRRAVFAGSAPPGLDPPKGVLLLGVQGCGKSMLAKAAAAGFGVPLLRLDVGSLYDKYHGETEKNLRGALAAAEQLAPCVLWIDEIEKGLASGGEDGGVSRRVLGYLLTWMAERGTRAGAGAVFIVATANQVHELPAELLRKGRFDEIFFVDLPDADTRVELLHLHLARRQLRAEDFAVPALAAAANGFSGAEIEQAVVSGLYAAHAERRPLDTELLMQEIRGTRPLSVVMAEQVQALREWARERTVPAD, from the coding sequence ATGAGCGAGCTGCAAGATCTGACCGCGCTGATCCGCGCCAACACCCCGCTGATCGTCATCGAGACTCAGGAAGAGGCGCGCATCGTCGCGCTGTTCCGGCAGGCGCTGATGCAGGTCTGGCGTGCGCTGCACCGCTGGTCGATCACCGAGGGCCTGCGCCGCCTCGACCTGGACCGCGAGGACGCGCCGTCCGGCCCGCCCGACGCCAGCGCGGTACTGCAGGCGATCAAGCAGGCCGACCAGCGCGGCATCTACCTGCTGCTGGACGTGGTGCCGTACCTGGGCTACGCCAACCACCAGCGCCTGCTGCGCGACATCGTCGAGCGCCGCCACTGCCAGCCGCACGTGCTGGTGCTGATCGGCGCCAGGATCGAGCTGCCGGCCGAGCTGGAGGCGCTGGCCACGCGCTTCAACCCGCGCCTGCCCGACGCCAACGCGCTGCTGAAGATGGTGCAGGAGGAGGCCGCCGGCTACGCGCGCGAGTTCGGCGGGCGCCGAGCCGAGGTGGACGGCGAGGCGATCAAGCAGATCCTGCGCAACCTGCAGGGACTGAGCCTGATCGACGCGCGCCGCATCGCCCGCCAGCTGATCTACGCCGACGGCGCGCTCAATGCCGCCGATCTGCCGCAGCTGGCCCGGCTCAAGTTCGAACTGCTCAACCGCAGCGGCCACCTGCACTACGAGTACGACGCCACCCGCCTGGCCGACGTGGCCGGCGCGCGCCGGCTCAAGCGCTGGATCGAGCAGCGCCGCGCGGTGTTCGCCGGCAGCGCGCCGCCCGGGCTGGACCCGCCCAAGGGCGTGCTGCTGCTGGGCGTGCAGGGCTGCGGCAAGTCGATGCTGGCCAAGGCCGCCGCCGCCGGCTTCGGCGTGCCGCTGCTGCGCCTGGACGTCGGCTCGCTGTACGACAAGTACCACGGCGAGACCGAGAAGAACCTGCGCGGCGCGCTGGCCGCGGCCGAGCAGCTGGCGCCGTGCGTGTTGTGGATCGACGAGATCGAAAAGGGCCTGGCCAGCGGCGGCGAGGACGGCGGCGTGTCGCGGCGCGTGCTCGGCTACCTGCTGACCTGGATGGCCGAGCGCGGCACGCGGGCCGGTGCCGGCGCGGTGTTCATCGTCGCCACCGCCAACCAGGTGCACGAACTGCCGGCCGAACTGCTGCGCAAGGGCCGCTTCGACGAGATCTTCTTCGTCGACCTGCCGGATGCGGACACGCGGGTGGAATTGCTGCACCTGCACCTGGCGCGGCGCCAGCTGCGCGCGGAGGACTTCGCCGTGCCGGCGCTGGCGGCCGCGGCGAACGGGTTTTCCGGCGCCGAGATCGAGCAGGCCGTCGTCTCCGGCCTGTACGCGGCGCACGCCGAGCGCCGGCCGCTGGACACCGAGCTGCTGATGCAGGAGATCCGCGGCACGCGGCCGCTGTCGGTGGTGATGGCCGAACAGGTCCAGGCGCTGCGCGAATGGGCGCGCGAACGCACGGTACCGGCGGACTGA
- a CDS encoding hotdog fold thioesterase, producing MAFREPVDLAALNASAGDTLIAHLGIVFTAAGPDWLRATMPVDARTRQPYGLLHGGASVVLAETLGSSAGNLCVEPDQICVGLEINANHLRAARAGMVAGTARPLHVGRTIQVWEIRIEDAAAKPVCVSRLTLAVIARPQAPTR from the coding sequence ATGGCCTTCCGCGAACCCGTCGATCTCGCTGCCCTCAATGCCTCTGCCGGCGACACCCTGATCGCGCATCTGGGCATCGTCTTCACCGCGGCCGGGCCGGACTGGCTGCGCGCCACGATGCCGGTCGACGCGCGCACGCGGCAGCCCTACGGGCTGCTGCACGGCGGCGCCTCAGTGGTGCTGGCCGAGACCCTCGGCAGCAGCGCCGGCAACCTGTGCGTGGAACCGGACCAGATCTGCGTGGGCCTGGAGATCAACGCCAACCACCTGCGCGCCGCGCGCGCCGGCATGGTCGCCGGCACCGCGCGGCCGCTGCACGTGGGCCGCACCATCCAGGTCTGGGAGATCCGCATCGAGGACGCGGCGGCCAAGCCGGTGTGCGTTTCGCGGCTGACCCTGGCGGTGATCGCGCGCCCACAAGCGCCAACCAGATAA
- a CDS encoding tetratricopeptide repeat protein, translated as MLAWVGVAAVDARAQAVPPPKEFYFDQDRGTARPVTALAGSGDALVDRLASLVQRDPDAAEARAQLAAIAMAGGRRALGEELYQRALQTLGSGAQRRQIQWNYGWDLLRAGDPERALAQWSGLLNGRPAAPGWVPPTLALVLWRLERKDEAVKWYAAAVRTWPDQWGPGADFAKLLPAWRDDERATLAAVQAAWQAKPPAWP; from the coding sequence ATGTTGGCTTGGGTGGGCGTGGCCGCGGTCGATGCGCGCGCGCAGGCCGTGCCGCCACCGAAGGAGTTCTACTTCGACCAGGACCGCGGCACCGCGCGCCCGGTGACGGCGCTCGCCGGCAGCGGCGATGCGCTGGTCGACCGTCTCGCCAGCCTGGTGCAGCGCGATCCGGACGCCGCCGAGGCGCGCGCGCAGCTGGCGGCGATCGCCATGGCCGGCGGCCGCCGCGCACTGGGCGAAGAGCTGTACCAGCGCGCGCTGCAAACGCTGGGGTCCGGCGCGCAGCGCCGCCAGATCCAGTGGAACTACGGCTGGGACCTGCTGCGTGCCGGCGATCCGGAGCGCGCGCTGGCGCAGTGGAGCGGCCTGCTCAACGGCCGCCCGGCGGCGCCGGGTTGGGTGCCGCCGACACTGGCGCTGGTGCTGTGGCGGCTGGAGCGCAAGGACGAGGCGGTGAAGTGGTATGCCGCCGCGGTGCGCACCTGGCCGGACCAGTGGGGTCCCGGCGCCGATTTCGCCAAGCTGCTGCCGGCCTGGCGCGACGACGAACGCGCCACCCTGGCCGCCGTGCAGGCGGCCTGGCAGGCCAAGCCGCCCGCCTGGCCCTGA
- the hrpB gene encoding ATP-dependent helicase HrpB — translation MASPVFPIDPLLPQIRDSLAAHPRLVLEAPPGAGKTTQVPPALLAAPWLHGRRIVMLEPRRVAARSAATFMARQRGEAPGETVGYRIRFENKVSARTRIEVVTEGILTRMLQDDPMLDGVGALLFDEFHERHLVADLGLALALDVQAQVREDLRIVVMSATLDGERLARFLDAPRLSSTGRSHPVEIAHFPARREESLEAQTRRAAEHALQQHPGDVLVFLPGQREIARVQAALEATAGASAESSSGIALGVPSSGAARHLVPGAEGNGVDVLPLHGELPVAQQTKVLQPAPDGRRRVVLATNVAESSVTLPGVRVVIDAGLAREPRYDPNSGFSRLDVTAIAQASADQRAGRAGRLAAGWAYRLWPQSQRLEAQRRAEILQVELAGLALELAAWGSDALRFVDPPPTGALAAARELLQRLGALSENYAITAAGRRMLALGTHPRLAAMLLAAPDARAQALACDLAALVEARDPLRHGGDALAARWRALAAFRRGRAPHDANRGGLAAIDAAARQWRRRLRRAAAPPHSVDAHELGDLLAHAFPDRIATRHPADPLRYLLANGRSARLFDHSDLRGEPWLVATELRDEAKDALLLRAAPLDEARLRADFPQRFVQQDVVRWDAERRALHALRETRFDRIVLDSRPAGRVDPAHAAAALTEAVRELGLAVLPWSQTLVQWRARVAGLRAWMPELALPDFGDAALLGGLEHWLRPAFAGKTRLDALGEDGLGQALQSLLPWDRRQALDRHAPTRITVPSGMARRIDYTRDHDGQPLPPVLAVKLQELFGLADTPRIADGRVPLVLHLLSPGGHPLQVTQDLRNFWSSTYPEVKKEMKGRYPRHPWPDDPWTATASHRAKPRGT, via the coding sequence ATGGCCTCTCCCGTTTTCCCGATCGACCCGCTGCTGCCGCAGATCCGCGACAGCCTCGCCGCGCATCCGCGGCTGGTGCTGGAGGCTCCGCCGGGCGCCGGCAAGACCACCCAGGTGCCCCCGGCGCTGCTGGCTGCGCCATGGCTGCACGGCCGCCGCATCGTGATGCTGGAGCCACGCCGGGTCGCCGCGCGCAGCGCCGCCACGTTCATGGCGCGACAACGCGGCGAGGCGCCGGGCGAGACCGTGGGCTACCGCATCCGCTTCGAGAACAAGGTGTCCGCGCGCACCCGCATCGAGGTGGTCACCGAGGGCATCCTGACCCGGATGCTCCAGGACGATCCGATGCTCGACGGCGTCGGCGCGCTGCTGTTCGACGAGTTCCACGAACGCCACCTGGTTGCCGACCTCGGCCTGGCGCTGGCGCTGGACGTGCAGGCGCAGGTGCGTGAGGACCTGCGCATCGTGGTGATGTCGGCGACGCTGGATGGCGAACGCCTGGCGCGGTTCCTAGATGCACCGCGCCTGTCCAGTACCGGCCGCAGCCATCCGGTGGAGATCGCGCATTTCCCGGCGCGGCGCGAGGAATCGCTGGAAGCGCAGACCCGCCGCGCCGCCGAGCACGCGCTGCAGCAGCATCCCGGCGACGTGCTGGTGTTCCTGCCCGGGCAGCGCGAGATCGCGCGGGTGCAGGCGGCGCTGGAGGCAACTGCTGGGGCGTCGGCCGAGTCCTCCTCTGGCATCGCCTTGGGCGTCCCCTCGTCCGGCGCTGCGCGCCACCTTGTCCCAGGAGCAGAAGGGAACGGGGTCGATGTGTTGCCGTTGCATGGCGAGCTGCCGGTCGCGCAGCAAACCAAGGTGCTGCAACCCGCACCGGATGGTCGCCGCCGCGTAGTGCTGGCGACCAACGTGGCCGAATCCTCGGTCACCCTGCCCGGCGTGCGCGTGGTGATCGATGCCGGCCTGGCGCGCGAGCCGCGTTACGACCCCAACAGCGGTTTCTCGCGGCTGGACGTGACCGCCATCGCGCAGGCTTCGGCCGACCAGCGCGCCGGCCGCGCCGGTCGCCTCGCCGCGGGCTGGGCGTACCGGCTGTGGCCGCAATCGCAGCGCCTGGAGGCGCAGCGCCGCGCAGAAATCCTACAGGTGGAACTGGCCGGGCTGGCGCTGGAGCTGGCCGCCTGGGGCAGCGACGCGCTGCGTTTCGTCGATCCGCCGCCGACTGGGGCGCTGGCGGCCGCACGCGAACTGCTGCAGCGGCTGGGCGCGCTGAGCGAGAACTACGCCATCACCGCGGCCGGCCGGCGCATGCTCGCGCTGGGCACCCATCCGCGGCTGGCGGCGATGCTGCTTGCCGCGCCGGATGCACGTGCGCAGGCGCTGGCCTGCGACCTGGCCGCGCTGGTCGAGGCGCGCGACCCGCTGCGCCATGGCGGCGATGCGCTGGCCGCGCGCTGGCGCGCGCTGGCCGCGTTTCGCCGCGGCCGCGCCCCGCACGACGCCAACCGTGGCGGCCTGGCCGCGATCGATGCGGCCGCCAGGCAGTGGCGGCGGCGCCTGCGCCGCGCCGCCGCGCCGCCGCACAGCGTGGACGCGCACGAACTCGGCGACCTGCTCGCCCACGCCTTCCCCGACCGCATCGCCACCCGCCACCCCGCCGATCCGCTGCGCTACCTGCTGGCCAACGGCCGCAGCGCGCGCCTGTTCGACCACAGCGACCTGCGTGGCGAACCGTGGCTGGTCGCCACCGAACTGCGCGACGAGGCCAAGGACGCACTGCTGCTGCGTGCCGCGCCACTGGATGAGGCGCGCCTGCGCGCCGATTTTCCCCAGCGCTTCGTGCAGCAGGACGTGGTGCGCTGGGACGCCGAGCGGCGCGCGTTGCATGCGTTGCGCGAAACCCGCTTCGACCGCATCGTGCTCGACAGCCGTCCCGCCGGCCGCGTCGATCCGGCGCATGCGGCGGCGGCGCTGACCGAGGCGGTGCGCGAGCTCGGCCTGGCGGTGCTGCCCTGGAGCCAGACACTGGTGCAGTGGCGCGCGCGCGTGGCCGGGCTGCGCGCATGGATGCCCGAACTGGCGCTGCCCGATTTCGGCGACGCGGCATTGCTGGGCGGCCTCGAGCACTGGCTGCGCCCGGCCTTCGCCGGCAAGACCCGGCTCGATGCGCTCGGCGAAGACGGCCTCGGCCAAGCGCTGCAGTCGCTGCTGCCGTGGGACCGGCGGCAGGCGCTCGATCGCCACGCGCCGACCAGGATCACCGTGCCGTCGGGCATGGCGCGGCGCATCGACTACACGCGCGACCACGACGGCCAACCGCTGCCGCCGGTGCTGGCGGTGAAGCTGCAGGAACTGTTCGGCCTGGCCGATACTCCGCGCATCGCCGACGGCCGCGTGCCGCTGGTGCTGCACCTGCTCTCCCCCGGCGGACACCCGCTGCAGGTGACCCAGGATCTGCGCAATTTCTGGTCCAGCACCTATCCGGAAGTGAAGAAGGAAATGAAGGGCCGCTATCCGCGGCATCCGTGGCCAGACGATCCATGGACCGCCACCGCCAGCCATCGGGCCAAGCCGCGCGGCACCTGA
- a CDS encoding YceI family protein produces MLPGWGLAQAPPLSSGEHVFDPAQSRFGFEIRTRFGQRIEGFFPRFEGTVEMLPDGRHQVRLRLFTAYVLIPGKPRYTSWMRGEDFFDAARFPTVSFDSQPFSPDLLASGGPLLGTLSIRGVRHAETLTMLPSACPRPGYDCDVISRGTVLRGRYGMDKWDLALSDRVTFVLRARLAGADAR; encoded by the coding sequence CTGCTGCCGGGCTGGGGCTTGGCGCAGGCGCCGCCGCTGTCGTCGGGGGAGCATGTCTTCGATCCGGCCCAGTCGCGCTTCGGCTTCGAGATCCGCACCCGTTTCGGGCAGCGTATCGAGGGCTTCTTCCCGCGTTTCGAGGGCACCGTGGAGATGCTGCCCGACGGCCGCCACCAGGTCCGCCTGCGCTTGTTCACCGCCTACGTGCTGATCCCCGGCAAGCCGCGCTACACCAGCTGGATGCGCGGCGAGGATTTCTTCGACGCGGCGCGCTTCCCGACCGTGTCCTTCGACTCGCAGCCGTTCTCTCCGGACCTGCTGGCCAGCGGCGGTCCGCTGCTCGGCACGTTGAGCATCCGCGGGGTCCGCCATGCCGAGACCCTGACCATGCTGCCGTCCGCATGCCCCCGCCCGGGCTATGATTGCGACGTGATCAGCCGTGGTACGGTGCTGCGTGGACGTTATGGAATGGACAAGTGGGATCTGGCCTTGAGCGATCGGGTCACCTTCGTGCTGCGCGCACGGCTGGCGGGAGCGGACGCTCGGTGA
- a CDS encoding TatD family hydrolase codes for MTLIDIGANLTHESFDRDRGAVLQRARDAGVAQLVVTGASRAHSPLALQLAQRHPGFLYATAGVHPHHALEYTAECDAELRALHAHAEVVAVGECGLDYFRDLAPRPAQHRAFERQLQLAAETGKPLFLHQRDAHADFLALMRQFDGRLGPAVVHCFTGTREALFDYLDRDWYIGITGWLCDERRGAHLRELVGHIPATRLMIESDAPYLLPRTLEPLPKDRRNEPAFLAHIVEELARDRGEDAAATAAATTATARGFFRLPDGA; via the coding sequence ATGACCCTGATCGATATCGGCGCCAACCTCACCCACGAGTCCTTCGATCGCGACCGCGGCGCGGTGCTGCAGCGCGCACGCGATGCCGGCGTCGCGCAGTTGGTGGTCACCGGCGCCAGCCGCGCGCACTCGCCGCTGGCGCTGCAGCTTGCGCAGCGCCATCCCGGTTTCCTGTACGCCACCGCCGGCGTGCATCCGCACCATGCGCTCGAATACACCGCCGAATGCGACGCCGAACTGCGCGCGCTGCATGCGCATGCCGAAGTGGTGGCGGTGGGCGAGTGCGGGCTGGATTACTTCCGCGACCTTGCGCCGCGCCCGGCGCAGCACCGCGCCTTCGAGCGCCAGCTGCAGCTGGCGGCCGAAACCGGCAAGCCGCTGTTCCTGCACCAGCGCGATGCGCATGCGGACTTCCTGGCGCTGATGCGCCAGTTCGACGGCAGGCTCGGTCCGGCGGTGGTGCATTGCTTCACCGGCACGCGCGAGGCGTTGTTCGACTACCTGGACCGCGACTGGTACATCGGCATCACCGGCTGGCTGTGCGACGAACGCCGCGGCGCGCATCTGCGCGAACTGGTCGGCCACATCCCCGCCACGCGGTTGATGATCGAGAGCGACGCGCCGTACCTGCTGCCGCGCACGCTCGAGCCGTTGCCGAAGGATCGGCGCAACGAGCCGGCGTTTCTGGCGCACATCGTCGAGGAGCTGGCGCGCGACCGTGGCGAGGACGCGGCGGCGACCGCGGCGGCGACCACCGCCACCGCGCGCGGGTTCTTCCGCTTGCCCGACGGTGCATGA